Proteins from a genomic interval of Brachybacterium vulturis:
- the guaD gene encoding guanine deaminase has translation MTIYLATVLDTPGDLGEDDGLRVGTDLALVVRDGVIVARTDIDSARRAHPADALVDLRDGILLPGFVDAHVHFPQVRVIGGLGRPLLDWLAERALPEEARLADVEYARGVAADFLSGLTQAGTTTALVFGSHFPRAVDALFEQAEQSGHRITTGLVLSDRLLREDLLQTPAAALEASGELARRWHGRGRLRYAITPRFSLSTTDEMLAAAGSLLAGDEPGTPGDLWLTSHLNENEEEIAQVRELFPAARGYLDTYARHGLVTERSVFAHNVHPEPEELAVLAAAGAAVAHCPSSNGALGSGMFPLQEHLDAGVRIALGTDVGAGTGFSLLKEGLQAYLVQQLRGRDGVTLTAADLLHLATRSGALALGLADQVGDLSVGKQFDAVRIRPPQGSTLDVALRHAETASDALATLFAQGTPADIHEVWLAGQEITHEPSMTTAPADEENAA, from the coding sequence GTGACCATCTACCTCGCCACCGTGCTGGACACCCCCGGCGATCTCGGGGAGGACGACGGCCTGCGGGTCGGCACCGACCTCGCCCTGGTCGTCCGCGACGGCGTCATCGTGGCCCGCACCGACATCGATTCCGCCCGACGAGCCCACCCCGCCGACGCCCTCGTGGACCTGCGCGACGGCATCCTGCTGCCGGGCTTCGTCGATGCCCACGTCCACTTCCCGCAGGTCCGCGTGATCGGTGGTCTGGGCCGGCCCCTGCTGGACTGGCTGGCCGAGCGCGCGCTGCCCGAGGAGGCCCGCCTGGCGGACGTCGAGTACGCCCGCGGCGTCGCCGCCGATTTCCTGTCCGGACTCACCCAGGCCGGCACCACCACCGCACTGGTGTTCGGCTCGCACTTCCCCCGCGCCGTCGACGCCCTGTTCGAGCAGGCCGAGCAGAGCGGCCATCGGATCACCACCGGACTGGTGCTCAGCGACCGCCTGCTGCGCGAGGACCTGCTGCAGACCCCCGCGGCCGCTCTCGAGGCCAGTGGCGAGCTGGCCCGGCGCTGGCACGGCCGGGGCCGGCTGCGCTACGCGATCACCCCGCGCTTCTCCCTGTCCACCACCGACGAGATGCTGGCCGCGGCCGGATCCCTGCTGGCCGGGGACGAGCCGGGCACTCCCGGGGACCTGTGGCTGACCAGCCACCTCAACGAGAACGAGGAGGAGATCGCCCAGGTGCGAGAGCTCTTCCCCGCCGCGCGCGGATACCTCGACACCTACGCGCGCCACGGCCTGGTCACCGAGCGCTCCGTGTTCGCCCACAACGTCCATCCCGAGCCCGAGGAGCTCGCCGTGCTCGCCGCGGCCGGCGCCGCGGTGGCCCACTGCCCCAGCTCGAACGGCGCCCTGGGCAGCGGGATGTTCCCGCTGCAGGAGCACCTCGACGCCGGGGTCCGGATCGCCCTGGGCACCGACGTCGGCGCCGGCACCGGGTTCAGCCTGCTCAAGGAGGGCCTGCAGGCCTACCTGGTCCAGCAGCTGCGCGGCCGGGACGGGGTGACCCTGACGGCGGCGGACCTGCTGCACCTGGCGACCCGCTCCGGTGCCCTCGCCCTCGGACTCGCCGACCAGGTCGGTGACCTGTCCGTGGGCAAGCAGTTCGACGCCGTGCGCATCCGGCCGCCGCAGGGGAGCACCCTCGACGTCGCCCTGCGTCACGCCGAGACCGCGAGCGATGCGCTCGCCACCCTCTTCGCCCAGGGCACCCCCGCCGATATCCATGAGGTGTGGTTGGCCGGGCAGGAGATCACGCACGAGCCGTCGATGACGACGGCTCCCGCCGATGAGGAGAACGCAGCATGA
- a CDS encoding alpha/beta hydrolase, giving the protein MRSGSAPSPSGPTSWLRGAAAAVRAVTRGSGRRARRSAIVAPLDTAGFLGASAAAWISTSPSLLPRTWWMWAVNIGLSEVYGYASGVLAGRVVRRLGREIGLQVRIAPDHRRRARWAGAGALVGISAYSWVRGALRQREISHLVHEEPKNLATHVVGTAAGLGASLLALGLARSTIETTRLYRALLRPYLPRRLVTVVSLLLTVATVAVLADRLLRGRMLETLIERADATNRLISPDVPQPTSSVRSGGPQSLETWQSLGAPGRRIVSGGADRLLISETIGREALEPIRVYAATSGTRTLEDTVAAVVAELDRTAAWDREVLVLFTGTGTGWLQEWSLSAIEFLTAGDCATASIQYSFYPSGLAYIIDRRSPERAGRLLLEAVRRRMARLPADRRPALYVAGESLGSFGGQAAFRDVPEMLSTVDGAVWTGTPSFTPLWQQLTARSRPGSPAVAPIIDAGRHIRVVTRPRDLHRNYWGGLYEQWQHPRVVYAQHASDPVVWMDLPLLWREPAWLQERVGHDVTPAMRWFPWITFWQIAADMPLSIAVTGGHGHSYHEEMVPIWAAVLGQDADEGEQRAQAAQHRAIVRAIRAIHPQG; this is encoded by the coding sequence ATGCGTTCAGGCTCCGCCCCCTCTCCCTCCGGCCCGACGAGCTGGCTGCGGGGGGCCGCCGCCGCGGTGCGCGCCGTGACCCGCGGCAGCGGCCGACGAGCCCGGCGCTCCGCGATCGTCGCTCCGCTGGACACCGCCGGTTTCCTCGGTGCCTCGGCGGCGGCCTGGATCTCGACGTCCCCGAGCCTGCTGCCCCGCACCTGGTGGATGTGGGCGGTGAACATCGGGCTGTCCGAGGTGTACGGGTACGCCAGCGGGGTGCTCGCGGGCCGCGTGGTGCGGCGCCTGGGCCGGGAGATCGGCCTGCAGGTCCGGATCGCTCCCGATCATCGCCGCCGAGCGCGCTGGGCCGGGGCCGGTGCGCTGGTGGGCATCTCGGCCTACTCCTGGGTGCGCGGCGCCCTGCGTCAGCGGGAGATCAGCCACCTGGTGCACGAGGAGCCCAAGAACCTCGCCACCCACGTGGTGGGCACCGCGGCCGGGCTCGGCGCCTCCCTGCTCGCGCTGGGCCTGGCCCGCTCGACGATCGAGACCACCCGTCTGTACCGGGCGCTGCTGCGGCCCTATCTCCCCCGCCGCCTGGTGACGGTGGTGTCCCTGCTGCTGACCGTCGCGACCGTCGCCGTGCTCGCCGACCGACTGCTCCGGGGCCGGATGCTGGAGACCCTGATCGAGCGGGCGGATGCCACGAACCGGCTGATCTCCCCGGATGTCCCGCAGCCCACCTCCTCGGTGCGCTCGGGCGGACCGCAGTCGCTGGAGACCTGGCAGTCCCTCGGTGCCCCCGGCCGCAGGATCGTCTCCGGTGGGGCGGACCGGCTGCTGATCTCCGAGACGATCGGGCGCGAGGCGCTCGAGCCGATCCGCGTCTACGCCGCGACGTCCGGGACCCGCACGCTCGAGGACACCGTGGCCGCGGTGGTGGCGGAGCTGGACCGCACCGCGGCCTGGGACCGCGAGGTGCTGGTGCTGTTCACCGGGACCGGCACCGGCTGGTTGCAGGAGTGGTCGCTGTCCGCGATCGAGTTCCTCACCGCCGGGGACTGTGCGACCGCATCGATCCAGTACTCGTTCTACCCCAGCGGCCTGGCCTACATCATCGACCGGCGCTCCCCCGAGCGGGCGGGTCGGCTGCTGCTCGAGGCGGTCCGGCGGCGAATGGCCCGGCTCCCCGCGGACCGTCGGCCCGCCCTGTACGTGGCCGGGGAATCACTGGGCTCCTTCGGGGGCCAGGCCGCCTTCCGCGACGTGCCCGAGATGCTCTCCACGGTCGACGGTGCGGTGTGGACCGGCACCCCCAGCTTCACGCCGCTGTGGCAGCAGCTGACGGCTCGCTCTCGGCCCGGGTCCCCTGCGGTGGCGCCGATCATCGACGCCGGCCGTCACATCCGCGTGGTCACCCGGCCGCGGGACCTGCATCGCAACTACTGGGGCGGGCTCTACGAGCAGTGGCAGCATCCGCGAGTGGTCTATGCCCAGCACGCCTCGGACCCGGTGGTCTGGATGGACCTGCCCCTGCTGTGGCGGGAGCCGGCCTGGCTGCAGGAGCGGGTCGGCCACGACGTCACCCCGGCGATGCGCTGGTTCCCCTGGATCACCTTCTGGCAGATCGCGGCCGATATGCCGCTGTCCATCGCCGTCACCGGCGGGCACGGCCACTCGTACCACGAGGAGATGGTCCCGATCTGGGCCGCGGTGCTGGGGCAGGACGCGGACGAGGGCGAGCAGCGCGCCCAGGCCGCGCAGCACCGCGCCATCGTCCGGGCGATCCGGGCGATCCACCCGCAGGGCTGA
- a CDS encoding NAD(P)-dependent oxidoreductase: MKILLPDTVPLNPVLPKGWEAVTIDARAEIPAEHHDAAVLVVWGASRRHLVSAAEHLDSLQLVQSLAAGIDGILAAGFDPDVVVAAGAGLHSLTVSEHSLALLLSLLRRLPESREAQQRHEWSTELGGLQPLHPAGRLTTLIGARVLIWGFGQIGQTLAPTLQALGAEVRGAARSAGTRAGFEVIAEREVPAALPEVDVLINILPATEQTAGAVGREVLAALPDHALLLNVGRGTTVDQVALREALEAGTLGGAGIDVTDPEPLPQDDPLWDAPRLLLTPHAAGGRPVGADERITANLRALVDGQEILHVATR; this comes from the coding sequence ATGAAGATCCTGCTGCCCGACACCGTTCCGCTGAATCCCGTGCTGCCGAAGGGATGGGAGGCGGTGACGATCGACGCCCGCGCCGAGATCCCCGCCGAGCACCACGATGCCGCGGTGCTGGTGGTGTGGGGAGCGTCCCGCCGCCACCTGGTCTCCGCCGCCGAGCACCTGGACTCCCTGCAGCTGGTGCAGTCGCTGGCCGCCGGGATCGACGGCATCCTCGCCGCCGGGTTCGATCCGGACGTGGTGGTCGCCGCCGGCGCCGGACTGCACTCGCTGACCGTGAGCGAGCACTCCCTCGCCCTGCTGCTGAGCCTGCTGCGCCGGCTGCCCGAGAGCCGCGAGGCGCAGCAGCGCCACGAGTGGTCCACCGAGCTGGGCGGACTGCAGCCGCTGCATCCCGCGGGCCGGCTCACCACCCTGATCGGGGCCCGGGTGCTGATCTGGGGCTTCGGCCAGATCGGGCAGACCCTCGCCCCGACCCTGCAGGCGCTCGGTGCCGAGGTGCGCGGTGCGGCCCGCAGCGCGGGCACCCGCGCCGGCTTCGAGGTCATCGCCGAGCGGGAGGTGCCGGCCGCGCTGCCCGAGGTCGACGTGCTGATCAACATCCTGCCCGCGACGGAGCAGACCGCGGGCGCGGTGGGCCGGGAGGTGCTGGCCGCGCTGCCGGACCACGCGCTCCTGCTCAACGTCGGCCGGGGGACGACCGTGGACCAGGTGGCGCTGCGGGAGGCCCTCGAGGCGGGCACGCTCGGCGGTGCCGGGATCGACGTCACCGATCCGGAGCCGCTCCCGCAGGACGACCCGCTGTGGGACGCGCCGCGCCTGCTGCTCACCCCGCATGCGGCGGGAGGCCGCCCCGTCGGGGCGGACGAGCGGATCACCGCGAACCTCCGAGCGCTCGTCGACGGTCAGGAGATCCTGCACGTGGCGACGCGCTGA
- the xdhC gene encoding xanthine dehydrogenase accessory protein XdhC, producing MDWLSALTALRAEGRPAVLVTVTRTRGHAPRDAGAKMLVTEQDSVDTIGGGNLEATVIERAREMLRHGDRRPELMEMKLNPHAPARHGRQCCGGEAEVLLEPQLVAPCVAIFGIGHVGFELAHLLRRHRVALHLVDSRADQVAADRLGALPDGPARVQGHHAPAPETVLRDLPVGAHVLIMTHDHAEDLVLCEAALQRGGELGSVGVIGSDAKWSRFRVQLREAGHEEAAIDRIDCPLGLAGVGGKEPAVIALSAAAALMASLQHAEEAAPAG from the coding sequence ATGGACTGGCTCAGCGCCCTCACCGCCCTGCGAGCGGAGGGAAGACCCGCAGTGCTGGTCACCGTCACCCGCACCCGCGGCCACGCCCCCCGCGACGCCGGGGCGAAGATGCTGGTCACCGAGCAGGACTCCGTGGACACCATCGGCGGCGGCAATCTGGAGGCGACCGTGATCGAGCGGGCCCGCGAGATGCTCCGCCACGGTGACCGCCGGCCGGAGCTGATGGAGATGAAGCTCAACCCCCACGCCCCCGCGCGCCACGGCCGCCAGTGCTGCGGGGGAGAGGCCGAGGTGCTGCTGGAGCCGCAGCTGGTGGCGCCGTGTGTCGCGATCTTCGGCATCGGCCATGTGGGCTTCGAGCTCGCCCACCTGCTGCGGCGGCATCGGGTCGCGCTGCATCTGGTGGACAGCCGCGCCGACCAGGTCGCCGCCGACCGGCTCGGCGCTCTCCCCGACGGGCCGGCGCGGGTGCAGGGCCACCACGCCCCCGCCCCGGAGACCGTGCTGCGCGACCTGCCGGTGGGCGCGCACGTGCTGATCATGACCCATGACCACGCCGAGGACCTGGTGCTGTGCGAGGCCGCGCTGCAACGGGGCGGCGAGCTCGGCTCCGTCGGCGTCATCGGCTCGGACGCCAAATGGTCCCGCTTCCGCGTCCAGCTGCGCGAGGCCGGGCACGAGGAAGCGGCGATCGACCGCATCGACTGCCCGCTCGGACTGGCCGGGGTCGGCGGGAAGGAGCCTGCCGTGATCGCACTCAGCGCCGCCGCCGCGCTCATGGCGAGCCTCCAGCACGCCGAGGAGGCGGCCCCCGCGGGCTGA
- a CDS encoding endonuclease/exonuclease/phosphatase family protein: MTPRVTRRRALAAAAAAGLGLPAAAEAAPQPSRPRGRFVNLRVATFNASLNRAAEGQLLEDLAADPDSGTGEDAQIRAVAEIIQINNPDILLLNEFDHDEDGTGVDLFRKNYLEVSQNGKSPVRYRYSFTAPVNTGVPSGHDLNRDGTVGGPDDAWGFGEFPGQYGMVILSRYPILTEQVRTFQKLRWADMPSNLLPTEYYGPQIASELRLSSKSHWDVPVRVGSGTVHVLASHPTPPSFDGPEKRNQRRNHDEIRLWADYLSPGQRSRWIVDDAGTRGGLAPSEQFVILGDLNSDPHDGDSWPGAIDQLLTHPWIQDPEPRSEGAVEASEVQGGANLQHTGDPRFDTADFTDDPAPGNLRVDYVLPSRPLQVVFSAVYWPHTDAPGSELTGAHPFPASDHRLVRVDLQVKD, from the coding sequence ATGACTCCTCGTGTGACCCGCCGTCGAGCGCTCGCCGCGGCCGCTGCCGCCGGGCTCGGCCTGCCCGCCGCGGCCGAGGCCGCACCGCAGCCCTCCCGCCCTCGGGGACGCTTCGTGAACCTGCGGGTCGCCACCTTCAACGCCTCGCTGAACCGCGCGGCCGAGGGGCAGCTGCTCGAGGACCTCGCCGCCGACCCGGACTCCGGGACGGGGGAGGATGCGCAGATCCGGGCCGTCGCGGAGATCATCCAGATCAACAATCCCGACATCCTGCTGCTCAACGAGTTCGATCACGACGAGGACGGCACCGGGGTCGATCTCTTCCGGAAGAACTACCTCGAGGTCTCCCAGAACGGGAAGAGCCCGGTCAGGTACCGGTACTCCTTCACCGCGCCGGTCAACACCGGGGTGCCCAGCGGCCACGACCTGAATCGCGACGGCACCGTCGGCGGCCCGGACGACGCCTGGGGCTTCGGCGAGTTCCCGGGCCAGTACGGGATGGTGATCCTCTCGAGGTACCCGATCCTCACCGAGCAGGTGCGCACCTTCCAGAAGCTGCGCTGGGCGGACATGCCCAGCAACCTGCTGCCCACCGAGTACTACGGCCCTCAGATCGCGAGCGAGCTGCGGCTGAGCTCGAAGTCCCATTGGGACGTGCCGGTGCGGGTCGGCTCGGGCACCGTGCACGTGCTCGCCTCGCACCCCACCCCGCCCAGCTTCGACGGCCCCGAGAAGCGCAACCAGCGCCGCAACCACGACGAGATCCGGCTGTGGGCCGACTATCTCAGCCCCGGGCAGCGCTCGCGCTGGATCGTGGACGATGCCGGCACCCGCGGGGGGCTCGCCCCCAGCGAGCAGTTCGTGATCCTCGGCGACCTGAACTCCGATCCCCACGACGGCGACTCCTGGCCCGGCGCGATCGACCAGCTGCTGACGCATCCCTGGATCCAGGACCCGGAACCCCGCAGCGAGGGCGCCGTCGAAGCCTCCGAGGTGCAGGGCGGGGCGAACCTCCAGCACACCGGCGATCCCCGCTTCGACACCGCGGACTTCACCGATGATCCCGCGCCGGGAAACCTGCGGGTGGACTACGTGCTGCCCTCCCGGCCGCTCCAGGTGGTCTTCTCCGCGGTGTACTGGCCGCACACGGACGCTCCCGGCAGCGAGCTGACCGGCGCCCACCCGTTCCCCGCCTCGGACCATCGCCTGGTGCGCGTGGACCTCCAGGTCAAGGACTGA
- a CDS encoding sulfurtransferase, whose protein sequence is MTATDRPSPAPLPPLLDVAALHALLEGADGTRPVQLLDVRWALDGSKGHGTYLAGHLPGAVYIDLDTELAAPARPEAGRHPLPEPEAFAITLRRAGIAEDSLVVAYDDSNGAPAGRLVWMLRALGHDAAVLSGGLAAWDGELETTDVRPRPGDVTARAWPASRIATADEVAAGGALVVDARAPERYRGEVEPIDPRAGHVPGAVNLPFAGNLDEDGRFLAPEELRRRFTAAGAREDRETIVYCGSGVTATHDLLALESAGFTRIRLFPGSWSQWSAEAARPVAVGPNP, encoded by the coding sequence ATGACCGCTACCGACCGTCCGTCCCCGGCTCCGCTGCCCCCGCTCCTCGACGTCGCCGCCCTGCACGCCCTCCTCGAGGGGGCCGACGGCACCCGTCCGGTCCAGCTGCTGGACGTGCGCTGGGCGCTGGACGGCTCGAAGGGGCACGGCACCTACCTCGCGGGGCATCTGCCGGGGGCCGTGTACATCGACCTCGACACCGAGCTCGCCGCACCTGCCCGCCCCGAGGCCGGCCGCCACCCCCTGCCCGAGCCCGAGGCCTTCGCGATCACGCTGCGCCGGGCCGGGATCGCCGAGGACTCCCTCGTCGTCGCCTACGACGACAGCAACGGCGCCCCCGCCGGGCGCCTGGTGTGGATGCTGCGCGCGCTGGGGCACGACGCCGCGGTGCTCAGCGGCGGACTGGCCGCCTGGGACGGCGAGCTGGAGACCACGGACGTGCGCCCCCGGCCCGGGGACGTCACCGCGCGCGCCTGGCCCGCGTCTCGCATCGCGACGGCGGACGAGGTCGCCGCCGGTGGCGCGCTGGTCGTCGACGCCCGCGCCCCCGAGCGCTATCGCGGTGAGGTGGAGCCGATCGACCCCCGCGCCGGGCACGTCCCGGGAGCGGTGAACCTGCCCTTCGCCGGGAACCTCGACGAGGACGGCCGCTTCCTGGCTCCCGAGGAGCTGCGCCGTCGGTTCACGGCCGCCGGAGCGCGCGAGGACCGCGAGACGATCGTGTACTGCGGCTCCGGAGTCACCGCCACCCACGACCTGCTGGCGCTGGAGAGCGCGGGCTTCACCCGGATACGGCTGTTCCCGGGCTCGTGGTCCCAGTGGAGCGCGGAGGCGGCGCGCCCCGTCGCCGTCGGTCCGAACCCCTGA
- a CDS encoding NCS2 family permease — MSTDSRAGTDAGHEGTTAAPTPPPAGGLKGRIDRYFGITGSGSSFAREGRAGVVTFLTMSYILFVNPIVLGAAITDVPDVGVQLLMVTAIASCVGCLLMGLIARYPFALAPSMGLNAFFSYTVVLGMGVEWRTALGAVFISGILFVVLSVIGLRKAIVMSIPHGLKLAIMAGIGCFLALLGFRSGGLVVTDEATLVTLGDLTSPVAWVAMFGLLATAVLLQLKVKGALLWGLGATSLFAVITRAKVYGGGPDGALQAFPGFTDGLVALPVWPGDLVGELDIAGAFGIGLFSVVFTFFFVDFFDATGTMTGLAQKAGYLEEGQDMPRGRRTFSMDGIATMFGALMGTSTTGAYVESASGIQDGGRTGATVTVTGMLFLGALFFWPLASVIPGAATAPVLILVGAMMMDGIRGIDWHEICEGVPSFLAILVMPLTFSIANGVSAGIISYCAIKVFTGRGREISPILYIVAALLVARYIIVDV, encoded by the coding sequence ATGAGCACCGACAGCAGAGCCGGCACCGACGCCGGCCACGAGGGCACCACGGCCGCACCGACCCCGCCCCCCGCAGGCGGCCTCAAGGGACGGATCGACCGCTACTTCGGGATCACCGGCTCCGGATCGAGCTTCGCGCGCGAGGGCCGAGCCGGGGTGGTCACGTTCCTGACCATGAGCTATATCCTGTTCGTCAACCCGATCGTGCTGGGTGCGGCGATCACGGACGTGCCCGATGTGGGCGTGCAGCTGCTGATGGTCACGGCGATCGCCTCCTGCGTGGGCTGCCTGCTGATGGGCCTGATCGCCCGCTATCCCTTCGCCCTGGCGCCCAGCATGGGGTTGAACGCCTTCTTCTCCTACACCGTGGTGCTGGGGATGGGGGTGGAGTGGCGCACCGCCCTGGGTGCCGTGTTCATCTCCGGCATCCTGTTCGTGGTCCTCAGCGTGATCGGACTGCGCAAGGCGATCGTCATGTCGATCCCGCACGGTCTGAAGCTCGCCATCATGGCCGGCATCGGCTGCTTCCTGGCCCTGCTCGGGTTCCGCAGCGGGGGGCTCGTGGTCACCGACGAGGCGACCCTGGTGACGCTGGGCGACCTCACCTCGCCCGTGGCCTGGGTGGCGATGTTCGGCCTGCTGGCCACCGCGGTGCTGCTGCAGCTGAAGGTCAAGGGCGCTCTCCTGTGGGGCCTCGGCGCGACCTCCCTGTTCGCCGTGATCACCCGGGCGAAGGTCTACGGCGGCGGGCCCGACGGCGCCCTGCAGGCGTTCCCCGGCTTCACGGACGGGCTGGTCGCCCTGCCGGTGTGGCCCGGTGACCTGGTGGGCGAGCTGGACATCGCCGGCGCCTTCGGCATCGGCCTGTTCTCCGTCGTGTTCACCTTCTTCTTCGTCGACTTCTTCGACGCCACCGGCACCATGACCGGCCTCGCCCAGAAGGCGGGCTACCTCGAGGAGGGCCAGGACATGCCGCGCGGCAGGCGCACCTTCTCCATGGACGGCATCGCCACGATGTTCGGCGCTCTCATGGGCACCTCCACCACCGGCGCCTACGTGGAGAGCGCCTCCGGCATCCAGGACGGCGGTCGCACCGGTGCGACGGTCACCGTCACCGGGATGCTCTTCCTCGGCGCCCTGTTCTTCTGGCCCCTCGCCTCCGTGATCCCCGGCGCCGCCACCGCCCCGGTGCTGATCCTGGTGGGCGCCATGATGATGGACGGCATCCGCGGCATCGACTGGCACGAGATCTGCGAGGGGGTCCCGTCCTTCCTGGCCATCCTGGTGATGCCGCTGACCTTCTCGATCGCCAACGGTGTCAGCGCGGGGATCATCAGCTACTGCGCGATCAAGGTCTTCACCGGCCGCGGCAGGGAGATCAGCCCCATCCTCTACATCGTCGCGGCGCTGCTGGTGGCCCGCTACATCATCGTGGACGTCTAG
- the mtnN gene encoding 5'-methylthioadenosine/S-adenosylhomocysteine nucleosidase, which yields MPASATPPSASVAAEPAAEPAPLTGPLLVLVAMPEEAAPLLARLVGAEDLQPPFGTGVAARRGLLAGLDTVVLTTGIGIAAAAAAATWGILATAPGLVLAAGSCGGLAADVEVGTLIVGETFTYSIADATAFGYAPGQVPGGPVRFEAVPRWVDAAEQAALRADGQDEGRGVRRGLMLSGDAFVTAQIAAPMRERFPTALSADMETTASARTAEALGVPFVAVRAVSDLCGPAAGQQFHLELDVVAEISARAVQQLAAGLLR from the coding sequence ATGCCCGCCTCCGCCACGCCCCCCTCCGCCTCCGTCGCTGCTGAGCCCGCTGCCGAGCCCGCGCCGCTGACGGGCCCCCTGCTGGTCCTCGTCGCGATGCCCGAGGAGGCGGCTCCGCTGCTCGCGCGGCTGGTGGGTGCCGAGGATCTGCAGCCCCCCTTCGGCACCGGTGTCGCCGCCCGCCGCGGGCTCCTGGCGGGCCTGGACACGGTGGTTCTCACCACCGGCATCGGCATCGCCGCCGCCGCCGCGGCGGCGACCTGGGGGATCCTCGCCACGGCGCCCGGGCTGGTCCTCGCCGCCGGGTCCTGCGGTGGGCTCGCGGCCGACGTCGAGGTGGGCACGCTGATCGTCGGCGAGACCTTCACCTACTCGATCGCCGACGCGACCGCCTTCGGCTACGCCCCCGGCCAGGTGCCCGGCGGGCCCGTGCGCTTCGAGGCGGTGCCCCGCTGGGTGGACGCCGCCGAGCAGGCGGCGCTGCGGGCCGACGGGCAGGATGAGGGCCGGGGCGTGCGCCGCGGACTGATGCTCTCCGGCGATGCCTTCGTCACCGCCCAGATCGCCGCCCCGATGCGGGAGCGGTTCCCCACCGCGCTGAGCGCGGACATGGAGACCACCGCGAGCGCCCGCACCGCCGAGGCGCTCGGGGTCCCCTTCGTCGCCGTGCGCGCGGTCTCGGACCTGTGCGGCCCGGCGGCCGGGCAGCAGTTCCATCTCGAGCTGGACGTGGTCGCAGAGATCTCGGCCCGCGCCGTCCAGCAGCTGGCCGCGGGGCTGCTCCGCTGA